CGCTGACGTGTTCGAGGCTTCCAACGTGGACTTGGTCTGCCTGGATCAGGCTGTGGACACGCGCACGGCCGCAGGGAGGCTCCTCTACCGGGTCCTGGGGGCCTTCAGCGAGTTCGAGGCCGATCTCATCCGAGAGCGAACCCTCGACGGCCTAGCTGCCGCCCGCCGACGAGGCAAGCGCATCGGCCGACCACGAGCGCTCGGTTGCGAGGGAGTTGCCAGAGCGCAGCGAATGCATTCGAAGGGTCGGTCGTTGAGCCAGATTGCGGCGGTCCTGGGCGTGTCGAAGGCGACCATCCACCGGGTCCTTCGCGGGTCACAAGGGGGCGAGAGGGGGAAGCGCCTAGAGTCGGACAGGAGATCCGCGATCGGGTGAGGTCGGCGGCAGCAGCCCGAGCGGCTCACCTGCCGACCCGGACACCGCGGGTTAGATTCTCCCTGACCGCGCCCTACCGCCGGGGTAGCTCCTCGGCGGGACAATCCGGCCACCCAGGGCCGGTCGGGCGCGGCCTCAACTTCCCTGGGTGCACCACTGGGAGGTGCGATGGCCGAGAAGAAGCTCCGAAGGGTCGTCAAGAAAGCCCGGTCTGCGCCGGACGATCCGGCAGGGGCCAGCGACAGCATTGCCGAATCCGCCCCGGTCAGCGCAGGGCGAGAAGCGCTGGCCGCTTCGACCGTGAGACTCCCGGTTTCCACGTGTCGGTCCACGAGCTGCTTCGTCCGGCTCGCTACTGGCCCAGGCCTGACGACGAGATCGGGGCGTGCGGCTCCCCCTTCGAAGCTCTCGGCCTCAAGCGGCGAGACGCCGCTCCTATCGGCCCGCCAACTTCGCCGGAGCCGGGTATGAAGCGCCCGCCCGACGAGTGGAGGCGCCGACTTGAGGCGCGAATGGCAGAGCGAAAAGAGCGCCTTCGAAGAGCCAGCGAGAAACCTGGACAGCCGAGGGATGTCGACCCGGCCGAGAAGACCGGAGAGATCCAGGCCGAACCGAGCGACTTCGACGACGCTGATATGAAGAAGCTCACCGGAATCGCCCACATGAGCGAACCGGCGGGTAGTGATCGGCCATCCGGGCCAGCTGCGGATGACGCCCCAGAGCCCGAGTTCGCACTTCCCCAAAGCCAGCGGGCTCGCGAGCTCACACAGGAAATGATCGAGCTGATCAAGCAAGTCCAGTTGAGCGAGCCGGCCGGAGGGGGCGACGATCGGCGACCTGCGCGGCCTGATTCGCTGGCCGATCCCCAGTTCGAGCAGGACCTGGACCTTCGGCGG
The sequence above is drawn from the bacterium genome and encodes:
- a CDS encoding recombinase family protein, translated to MARRVALYARVSTRDQHPDAQLGRLRTWAEHADLEPVEFVDNGQSGRKAERPALRELLNAVRRHEVEVVATVKLDRLARSTRNLCELADVFEASNVDLVCLDQAVDTRTAAGRLLYRVLGAFSEFEADLIRERTLDGLAAARRRGKRIGRPRALGCEGVARAQRMHSKGRSLSQIAAVLGVSKATIHRVLRGSQGGERGKRLESDRRSAIG